A single region of the Fusobacterium varium genome encodes:
- a CDS encoding sugar ABC transporter permease, translating into MKDKIQKRILLTCFLAIPTLLLLVFVIYPTVKLITISFTDWDGINPTWNFVGLKNYNQVFQRRDIWQSLKNNNLYFIIHLFFIPIEMYLAMLLDRYIRKSEFFKTIVFMPYIINGVAIAYMFSFLYSSEDGVLNGLLALLQMGKVRWLSDPEIVNYSLVIVSLWRFTGIHIILFLAGLQSINKDMLEAALIDGASVFQQFIKIIIPNMKSILSIILFLNVRGALMVFDIPFVMTSGGPGTSSTTFALHTVKTAFEFSNFGLASAMAIVLIIAIIIISMIQNLVLEPEKIKKIFKKKA; encoded by the coding sequence ATGAAAGATAAAATACAAAAAAGAATACTGTTAACTTGTTTCTTAGCAATTCCAACTCTATTATTATTAGTATTTGTAATTTATCCAACTGTAAAGCTTATAACTATAAGCTTTACAGATTGGGATGGAATTAATCCTACTTGGAATTTTGTAGGACTAAAAAATTACAATCAAGTTTTTCAAAGACGTGACATATGGCAAAGTTTAAAAAATAACAATCTGTATTTTATAATTCACCTATTTTTTATCCCTATTGAGATGTATTTAGCTATGTTATTAGATAGATACATAAGAAAAAGTGAATTTTTTAAAACAATTGTATTTATGCCTTATATAATAAATGGAGTTGCAATAGCTTATATGTTCTCATTTTTATATAGTTCAGAAGATGGAGTATTAAATGGACTTCTTGCACTATTGCAAATGGGAAAAGTTAGATGGCTTAGTGATCCAGAAATTGTAAACTATTCATTGGTAATAGTATCGTTGTGGAGATTTACAGGAATTCATATTATATTGTTTTTAGCTGGATTACAGTCAATAAATAAAGATATGTTAGAGGCAGCATTGATTGATGGAGCATCAGTTTTCCAACAATTTATAAAGATTATTATACCTAATATGAAGTCAATTTTAAGTATTATCCTTTTCTTAAATGTAAGAGGAGCTTTAATGGTATTTGATATTCCATTTGTTATGACAAGTGGAGGACCAGGAACAAGCAGTACTACTTTTGCACTTCATACTGTAAAAACAGCCTTTGAATTTAGTAACTTTGGTTTGGCATCAGCAATGGCGATAGTTCTTATAATAGCGATTATAATTATTTCTATGATTCAAAATCTTGTTTTGGAACCTGAAAAAATCAAGAAGATATTTAAGAAAAAAGCATAA
- a CDS encoding chemotaxis protein yields the protein MEVYVDNVKIELGQKSFKSLGRAISVINKRLDKEDKIAHKIYINGHAIKDNSIVDVKNLKVIEVITKSQGGIILESIVDARGYIDKYFSMFETLGTDDQGILTEEEEIKLIEMLIFLRWFYNLLLIIQENHILDFIYSDFDEYIEDFKEQLTNVEKAYDSRDIVELLDIMEFDMGELLSEFYENLEEYYSDIAEEEKRKRLLN from the coding sequence ATGGAAGTATATGTTGATAATGTAAAAATTGAATTGGGACAAAAAAGCTTTAAGAGCTTAGGGAGAGCAATATCAGTTATAAATAAAAGACTTGATAAGGAAGATAAAATAGCTCATAAAATTTATATAAATGGACATGCTATAAAAGATAATAGTATAGTTGATGTTAAAAATTTAAAGGTTATAGAGGTTATTACTAAAAGTCAAGGGGGAATTATCCTTGAATCAATAGTTGATGCAAGAGGATACATAGATAAATACTTTAGTATGTTTGAAACATTGGGAACAGATGATCAAGGAATACTCACAGAAGAGGAAGAGATTAAGTTAATAGAGATGTTAATCTTTTTAAGATGGTTCTACAATCTACTTTTAATCATACAAGAGAATCATATTTTGGATTTTATTTATTCAGATTTCGATGAATATATTGAAGATTTTAAAGAGCAATTAACAAATGTTGAGAAGGCTTATGACTCAAGAGACATAGTTGAACTATTGGATATTATGGAGTTTGATATGGGAGAATTATTGAGTGAATTTTATGAGAACTTAGAGGAATATTATTCTGATATTGCTGAAGAGGAAAAACGTAAAAGATTGCTCAATTAA
- the ugpC gene encoding sn-glycerol-3-phosphate ABC transporter ATP-binding protein UgpC, producing MAKVVLKKVEKQYPNGFKAVHGIDLEIKDGEFMVFVGPSGCAKSTTLRMVAGLEEITGGEIWIGDKLVNDLPPKDRGIAMVFQNYALYPHMTVYDNMAFGLKMAKTPKDEIDRRVREAAEKLEITQLLDRKPKEMSGGQRQRVAVGRAIVRKPDVFLFDEPLSNLDAKLRVSMRVKITQLHKQLKAEGQTATMIYVTHDQVEAMTMGDRICVLNYGKIMQVDTPLNLYHKPANKFVAGFIGSPAMNFVDGVIEENEDGIIFIFGNSKHVVLPKEMGEKVKSHIGKKVILGIRPENIGNKVTHPEGEKINFLKGQVSVVEHMGNEEFLYFTIDGCQFTSRIEARKTENVKYGEEGEFYFNIKRAHIFDAETEENITL from the coding sequence ATGGCGAAAGTAGTGTTAAAAAAAGTGGAAAAGCAGTATCCTAATGGATTCAAAGCTGTACATGGAATTGATTTGGAAATTAAAGATGGGGAATTTATGGTTTTTGTAGGACCTTCTGGTTGTGCTAAGTCTACTACTCTTAGAATGGTAGCTGGACTTGAAGAGATTACAGGAGGAGAAATTTGGATAGGAGATAAATTAGTTAATGATCTTCCACCGAAGGATAGAGGAATTGCAATGGTTTTCCAAAACTATGCTCTATACCCTCATATGACAGTTTATGATAATATGGCATTTGGATTAAAAATGGCTAAAACTCCAAAAGATGAAATAGATAGAAGAGTTAGAGAGGCAGCAGAAAAACTTGAGATAACTCAATTATTAGATAGAAAACCAAAAGAGATGTCTGGAGGACAAAGACAAAGGGTAGCAGTAGGAAGAGCAATAGTAAGAAAACCAGATGTATTCCTATTTGATGAACCTCTATCAAACCTAGATGCGAAATTAAGAGTATCAATGAGAGTTAAGATAACTCAACTACATAAACAACTAAAAGCTGAAGGACAAACAGCAACAATGATCTATGTAACACATGACCAAGTAGAAGCAATGACAATGGGAGATAGAATTTGTGTATTAAACTATGGAAAGATAATGCAAGTTGATACACCATTAAATTTATACCATAAACCAGCAAATAAATTTGTAGCAGGATTTATAGGATCTCCAGCGATGAACTTTGTTGATGGTGTAATTGAAGAAAATGAAGATGGAATAATCTTTATATTTGGAAATAGTAAACATGTTGTACTTCCAAAAGAGATGGGAGAAAAGGTAAAAAGCCATATAGGTAAAAAAGTTATTTTAGGAATAAGACCTGAAAATATTGGAAATAAAGTTACTCACCCAGAAGGAGAAAAGATAAACTTCTTAAAAGGTCAAGTAAGTGTAGTAGAACACATGGGAAATGAGGAATTTCTATACTTTACAATAGATGGTTGTCAGTTTACATCAAGAATAGAAGCAAGAAAAACTGAAAATGTAAAATATGGAGAAGAGGGAGAATTTTACTTCAATATAAAAAGAGCTCATATATTTGATGCTGAAACAGAAGAAAATATTACTTTATAA
- a CDS encoding ComF family protein: MKSLNLSIRNLFFSTKCSVCGKIIEDDRYICYDCLKLLRRKGELKNRENYYYLYYYEEDIRKVIADYKLKNRKELVVEISSLLKKPLKYLLDEKKIDIVIPVPISKKRREERGFNQVEEILERLKIKYQRIERVKDTKHMYLLSSKESRESNIENAFGKIKLNIDGKNILLVDDIVTTGSTIREIIKELKKMGKPKEIYVFSIAMAKSFGK, encoded by the coding sequence ATGAAGAGCTTAAACCTCAGTATTAGAAACCTATTTTTTTCAACTAAGTGCTCAGTTTGTGGAAAAATAATTGAAGATGATAGATATATATGTTATGATTGCTTAAAACTTTTAAGGAGAAAAGGGGAGTTAAAAAATCGGGAAAACTACTATTATCTTTATTATTATGAAGAGGATATAAGAAAAGTAATAGCTGATTATAAATTAAAAAATAGAAAAGAATTGGTAGTTGAGATTAGTAGTTTGCTAAAAAAGCCTTTGAAATATCTTTTAGATGAAAAGAAAATAGATATTGTTATTCCTGTTCCTATTAGTAAAAAGAGAAGGGAAGAGAGAGGATTTAACCAAGTAGAAGAGATTTTAGAGAGATTAAAAATAAAGTATCAGAGAATAGAAAGGGTAAAGGATACAAAACATATGTATCTTTTATCAAGTAAAGAGAGCAGAGAAAGTAATATAGAAAATGCTTTTGGAAAAATAAAATTGAATATAGATGGGAAAAATATATTATTAGTTGATGATATAGTTACAACAGGGAGTACAATAAGAGAGATTATAAAAGAGCTAAAAAAGATGGGAAAACCTAAGGAGATATATGTTTTTTCCATAGCTATGGCAAAAAGTTTTGGAAAATAA
- a CDS encoding YraN family protein, whose amino-acid sequence MNKRAKGDIYEARSVEILKREKYEILQCNYRNRNGEIDIIAKKEEVIIFIEVKYRATLKFGYGSEAVDRKKITRIYKTAMQYLVENSLEDSQCRFDCMSYLGNDFKWDKNIVWGDEIGF is encoded by the coding sequence GTGAATAAAAGAGCTAAAGGTGATATTTATGAAGCTAGATCAGTAGAAATTTTAAAAAGAGAAAAGTATGAGATATTACAATGTAATTATAGAAATAGAAACGGTGAAATAGATATAATAGCTAAAAAAGAAGAAGTTATTATTTTTATAGAGGTTAAATATAGGGCAACATTAAAGTTTGGATATGGAAGTGAAGCTGTAGATAGAAAAAAGATTACACGAATATATAAAACAGCGATGCAATATTTAGTTGAAAATAGTTTAGAAGATAGTCAGTGTAGATTTGATTGTATGAGCTACTTAGGGAATGATTTTAAATGGGATAAAAATATTGTATGGGGTGATGAAATTGGATTTTAG
- a CDS encoding triose-phosphate isomerase: protein MRKTIIAGNWKMNKTNAEAVEMLTELKGLVAGIENVGIVIGAPFTALSDAVKAVEGSNIEIAAENVYPKESGAYTGEVSPLMLKSIGVKYVILGHSERREYFHESDEFINEKVKAVLAAGMLPILCIGEKLEDRESGRTAEVTETQIRGGLKGLTAEEAAKVVVAYEPVWAIGTGKTATPEMAQETHRQVRDVLVSMFGEAVAEEMTIQYGGSMKPENAVELLAQKDIDGGLIGGASLKAASFAEIVKAGK from the coding sequence ATGAGAAAAACAATTATAGCTGGAAACTGGAAAATGAATAAAACAAATGCAGAAGCTGTAGAAATGCTTACAGAATTAAAAGGACTAGTAGCAGGAATAGAAAATGTAGGAATAGTAATTGGAGCTCCATTTACAGCTTTATCAGATGCTGTAAAAGCAGTTGAAGGAAGCAATATTGAAATAGCTGCAGAAAACGTATATCCTAAAGAATCAGGAGCATATACTGGAGAAGTATCACCTTTAATGCTTAAATCAATAGGAGTAAAATATGTAATTTTAGGACACTCAGAAAGAAGAGAATACTTCCACGAATCAGATGAATTCATCAATGAAAAAGTAAAAGCTGTTTTAGCAGCAGGAATGTTACCAATTCTTTGTATAGGAGAAAAATTAGAAGATAGAGAATCTGGAAGAACTGCAGAAGTTACTGAAACTCAAATTAGAGGAGGATTAAAAGGACTTACTGCTGAAGAAGCTGCAAAAGTTGTTGTTGCTTATGAACCAGTATGGGCAATTGGAACTGGAAAAACTGCAACTCCAGAAATGGCTCAAGAAACTCACAGACAAGTAAGAGATGTACTTGTATCAATGTTTGGTGAAGCTGTTGCAGAAGAAATGACAATTCAATATGGTGGATCAATGAAACCTGAAAATGCTGTTGAACTTCTTGCACAAAAAGATATAGATGGTGGACTTATTGGAGGAGCATCTCTAAAAGCTGCATCATTTGCTGAAATTGTTAAAGCTGGAAAATAA
- a CDS encoding 2,3-bisphosphoglycerate-independent phosphoglycerate mutase gives MKKKPLMLMILDGWGINKNPEQKNAITAANPENFYRLQKEYPHSELEASGEAVGLPDGQMGNSEVGHLNIGSGRVIYQPLVEISKDIREGTFFENPVLKEAFEYAQKEGKPVHFGGLLSTGGVHSHIDHLFGLLMMAKKYGVKAYIHAFLDGRDTPPESALDFIKTVEAKAAEIGAGEIATLSGRYYAMDRDKNWDRVQKAYDAMVYGKGNTAASAVEAIEKSYAEKVTDEFVIPTVVKAEGTIKKGDVFINFNFRPDRAREITRALNDKEFTGFEREYLGLKYYCMRQYDATIDAPVVYGEKDINNTFGEVISRAGLKQLRTAETEKYAHVTFFFNGGKEAQYEGEDRKLVASPKVATYDLQPEMSACGVTEGLMEALNSDTYDVIIINYANPDMVGHTGVFDAAVSAVKKIDLCLGKVAEKVLELDGTLLVTADHGNVELMEDPVTKIPFTAHTTNKVPFIMISNKYKNYKLEDGKLSDIAPTMLEILGLDKPEDMNGHSLLVK, from the coding sequence ATGAAAAAGAAACCTTTAATGTTAATGATATTAGATGGATGGGGAATCAATAAAAACCCTGAGCAAAAAAATGCAATAACTGCTGCAAACCCAGAAAATTTCTATAGATTACAAAAAGAGTATCCACACTCAGAATTAGAAGCATCTGGAGAAGCAGTTGGACTACCTGATGGACAAATGGGGAACTCAGAAGTTGGACACTTAAATATAGGTTCAGGAAGAGTAATCTATCAACCATTAGTTGAAATTTCAAAAGATATAAGAGAGGGAACTTTCTTTGAAAACCCTGTATTAAAAGAAGCTTTTGAATATGCTCAAAAAGAGGGAAAACCTGTTCACTTTGGAGGACTTCTTTCAACAGGAGGAGTTCACTCACATATAGATCATCTTTTTGGATTATTAATGATGGCTAAAAAATATGGAGTAAAAGCATATATTCACGCATTCTTAGATGGAAGAGATACTCCACCAGAATCAGCTCTTGACTTCATAAAAACTGTAGAAGCTAAAGCTGCTGAAATTGGAGCTGGAGAAATAGCTACACTTTCAGGAAGATATTATGCAATGGATAGAGATAAAAACTGGGATAGAGTTCAAAAAGCTTATGACGCTATGGTATATGGAAAAGGAAATACAGCAGCATCAGCAGTTGAAGCAATAGAAAAATCTTATGCTGAAAAAGTAACTGATGAATTTGTAATTCCTACTGTTGTTAAAGCTGAAGGAACTATTAAAAAAGGTGATGTATTCATTAACTTTAACTTTAGACCAGATAGAGCTAGAGAAATAACTAGAGCTCTTAACGATAAAGAATTTACAGGATTTGAAAGAGAATACTTAGGATTAAAATACTATTGTATGCGTCAATATGATGCTACAATTGATGCTCCAGTAGTTTATGGAGAGAAAGATATTAATAACACATTTGGTGAAGTTATTTCTAGAGCAGGATTAAAACAACTTAGAACTGCTGAAACAGAAAAATATGCTCACGTTACTTTCTTCTTTAATGGAGGAAAAGAAGCTCAATATGAGGGAGAAGACAGAAAACTTGTAGCATCTCCAAAAGTAGCTACTTATGATCTTCAACCTGAAATGTCAGCTTGTGGAGTTACTGAAGGGCTAATGGAAGCTTTAAATTCAGATACTTATGATGTTATCATCATCAACTATGCTAACCCAGATATGGTTGGACATACAGGAGTATTTGATGCAGCTGTTTCTGCTGTTAAGAAAATAGATCTATGCTTAGGAAAAGTAGCTGAAAAAGTATTAGAATTAGATGGAACACTATTAGTTACAGCAGACCATGGAAATGTTGAACTAATGGAAGATCCAGTTACTAAGATACCATTTACAGCTCATACAACAAATAAAGTTCCATTTATTATGATCTCTAATAAATATAAAAACTATAAATTAGAAGATGGAAAATTATCTGATATCGCTCCTACTATGTTAGAAATATTAGGATTAGATAAACCAGAAGATATGAATGGACACTCATTATTAGTAAAATAA
- a CDS encoding beta-galactosidase, protein MKLVGNNITIDGEKTLLISGAMHYFRTLPEQWEDRLEKIAAAGFNCVETYVPWNLHEPQEGVYNFSGMLDLGRFLKLAEEKGLYIILRPSPYICAEWEFGGLPAWLLKYTNIRLRTMDPTYIEKVDRYYDNLVPVFAPYLRSNGGNIIAVQIENEYGSYGNDSKYLAHLEEALRSRGVKEQLFTSDGPTHWMLSGGTLPNVWKTINFGSRTEESFKMLENYQTNMPKMVMEFWIGWFDHWEHEHITRKADDIREELIYMLENDISVNFYMFHGGTNFGFMNGANYHDEQRCTVTSYDYDALLTEAGDLTEKYHLVKDILKKYEHKIKKHKNHKYFSVKESKKMNYGDVEFTEYGTFKENLDLISKHYTSPYPLTMEELDQDYGFILYKTTIKGKLEALKLNLQEVRDRALIYLNGEYQGVIDRNNKQEILLSADGPESTLEILVENMARINYGPLLKDPKGITEGVRIGNQFLFNWDIYTIPLKDIENIKYGNGNKEEYPTFYRGSFEVKEVGDTYLDFEGWEKGVVFINGFNLGRYWKAGPQKRLYLPAPLLKEGTNEIVVFELHKDNKKMTLKEEAKLS, encoded by the coding sequence GTGAAACTTGTTGGAAATAATATAACAATAGATGGAGAAAAAACTCTTTTAATATCAGGAGCTATGCACTACTTTAGAACTTTACCAGAACAATGGGAAGATAGACTTGAGAAGATAGCAGCAGCAGGATTTAACTGTGTAGAAACTTATGTACCTTGGAATCTTCATGAGCCACAAGAGGGGGTATATAATTTCTCTGGAATGTTAGATTTAGGAAGATTTTTAAAATTAGCAGAGGAAAAAGGATTGTATATTATTTTAAGACCATCTCCATATATCTGTGCAGAATGGGAATTTGGAGGACTTCCAGCTTGGTTATTAAAATATACAAATATAAGATTGAGAACAATGGATCCAACTTATATTGAAAAAGTAGACAGATATTATGATAATCTTGTTCCAGTATTTGCTCCATATTTAAGATCAAATGGTGGAAATATTATAGCAGTTCAAATAGAAAATGAGTATGGAAGCTATGGAAATGATAGTAAATATCTTGCACACTTAGAAGAAGCTTTAAGAAGTAGAGGAGTAAAAGAGCAACTATTTACTTCAGATGGACCAACACATTGGATGCTATCTGGAGGAACTTTGCCAAATGTTTGGAAAACAATAAACTTTGGTTCAAGAACAGAAGAATCTTTTAAAATGTTAGAAAATTATCAAACAAATATGCCAAAAATGGTTATGGAGTTTTGGATAGGTTGGTTTGATCATTGGGAACATGAACATATAACAAGAAAAGCTGATGATATTAGAGAAGAGCTTATATATATGTTAGAAAATGACATATCAGTAAACTTCTATATGTTCCATGGAGGAACTAACTTTGGATTTATGAATGGAGCAAACTACCATGATGAACAAAGATGTACAGTAACAAGTTATGACTATGATGCTCTTTTAACTGAAGCAGGAGACTTAACAGAAAAGTATCATTTAGTAAAAGATATTTTAAAGAAATATGAGCATAAAATTAAAAAACATAAAAATCACAAGTATTTTTCAGTAAAAGAATCTAAAAAGATGAATTATGGAGATGTTGAATTTACTGAATATGGAACATTTAAAGAAAATTTAGATCTTATATCAAAACATTATACATCACCATACCCTTTAACAATGGAAGAATTAGATCAAGATTATGGATTTATTCTATATAAAACAACAATAAAAGGAAAATTAGAAGCTCTAAAATTAAATTTACAAGAGGTTAGAGATAGAGCTTTAATATATCTAAATGGAGAGTATCAAGGGGTAATTGATAGAAATAATAAGCAAGAGATACTATTAAGTGCAGATGGACCAGAGTCAACTTTAGAAATTTTAGTAGAAAATATGGCAAGAATAAACTATGGACCACTATTAAAAGATCCTAAAGGAATAACTGAAGGGGTAAGAATAGGAAATCAATTCCTATTTAACTGGGATATATACACAATTCCATTAAAAGATATAGAGAATATAAAATATGGAAATGGTAATAAAGAAGAGTATCCAACTTTCTATAGAGGAAGCTTTGAAGTAAAAGAAGTAGGAGATACTTATTTAGATTTTGAAGGTTGGGAAAAAGGTGTTGTATTTATAAATGGATTTAATCTAGGTAGATATTGGAAAGCAGGACCACAAAAAAGATTATATCTTCCAGCACCACTATTAAAAGAGGGAACAAATGAGATAGTAGTATTTGAACTACATAAAGATAATAAAAAAATGACTCTAAAAGAGGAAGCAAAACTTAGTTAA
- a CDS encoding carbohydrate ABC transporter substrate-binding protein, with translation MKSYLKALGIGTMLLMVGCGQGGEATEAKKDEKVELSFVTYTGTGEEYMMELNSIAEAYSKVKPNVTIKMEKVQATEYDNTMKIRNSAQKLPDIFPVRVVTMENYKNILTPLNDLPATKVNKFAKDYAIDGNIYGLPMYGFNEFVYYRKSIFKEAGVEVPTTWGEFVDISTKIKATEKYIPVALGGKDSWVVYPFNEFMPFLVSGGNDIWTKMGVDDAPFSKGKPFYTAYEMLNNYYKTKPFGDDPLGYGWDQEKSMFVSKKAAMLAAGQWFYLDLQKDLSKEELDDIGVFVLPARETKEDPFRYLVTAEVFLSIPKYSKNAAEAKEFLNWLFQSDYYKEYVKYMKVLPSVEGVEGDNTIFNETIANISNPEVVLQKGGDAKYREVANFLSFDVKRMGQEMLQGVDFEKYMDDLNNRWKEARENTK, from the coding sequence ATGAAAAGTTATTTAAAAGCTTTAGGAATAGGAACAATGCTATTAATGGTAGGTTGTGGACAAGGTGGAGAAGCAACTGAGGCTAAGAAAGATGAAAAAGTAGAGTTAAGTTTTGTAACATATACTGGTACTGGTGAAGAGTATATGATGGAACTAAACAGCATAGCAGAAGCATATAGCAAAGTAAAACCTAATGTTACTATTAAAATGGAGAAAGTACAAGCTACTGAATATGACAATACAATGAAAATTAGAAACTCAGCACAAAAATTACCTGATATTTTCCCTGTTAGAGTAGTAACAATGGAAAACTATAAAAATATTTTAACTCCTTTAAATGATTTACCAGCTACAAAAGTTAATAAATTTGCAAAAGATTATGCAATAGATGGAAATATCTATGGACTTCCTATGTATGGATTTAATGAATTCGTATATTATAGAAAAAGTATATTTAAAGAAGCTGGAGTTGAAGTTCCTACAACTTGGGGTGAATTTGTAGATATCTCAACTAAGATAAAAGCTACTGAAAAATATATTCCTGTTGCTTTAGGAGGAAAGGATTCTTGGGTTGTTTATCCGTTCAATGAATTTATGCCATTCTTAGTATCAGGAGGAAATGATATTTGGACTAAAATGGGTGTAGATGATGCTCCATTCTCTAAAGGAAAACCATTCTATACAGCTTATGAGATGTTAAATAATTACTATAAAACAAAACCATTTGGAGACGATCCATTAGGATATGGATGGGATCAAGAAAAAAGTATGTTTGTATCTAAAAAAGCAGCTATGTTAGCAGCAGGACAATGGTTCTATTTAGATCTACAAAAAGATTTATCAAAAGAAGAGTTAGATGATATTGGAGTATTTGTACTACCTGCACGTGAAACAAAAGAAGATCCATTTAGATATTTAGTAACAGCAGAAGTATTCCTATCAATTCCTAAATATAGTAAAAATGCTGCTGAGGCAAAAGAGTTCTTAAACTGGCTATTCCAAAGCGACTACTATAAAGAGTATGTAAAATATATGAAAGTACTTCCATCAGTTGAAGGAGTAGAAGGGGATAATACTATATTTAATGAAACAATAGCAAATATTTCTAATCCTGAAGTTGTATTACAAAAAGGTGGAGATGCAAAATATAGAGAAGTTGCTAACTTCCTTTCATTTGATGTAAAAAGAATGGGACAAGAGATGTTACAAGGTGTTGACTTTGAAAAATATATGGATGATCTAAACAATAGATGGAAAGAAGCTAGAGAAAATACTAAATAA
- a CDS encoding carbohydrate ABC transporter permease, with product MENKTKNYIFNIFNHGIFIIVTLIVLLPLLLVVLSSFKTPEQIAMGNHLSLPAPFTLENYTEVFVKGNILTGLKNSVLLVIGTVIVNVLLSSMVAYSLSRFEFTLKKVYFLLFSLAMLVPSFIAEITRFGIIGKIGLYDTLFAPMIIYISTDILQIYVYKQFIDQIPYSLDESARIDGCSYFTIYWKIIFPLILPATATLIILKSVDILNDMYTPYLYMPSAENATLTTMLMNYVGRSGSWAKLSAAIVLVMLPTIIMYLIFKKKILSGIVAGAVKE from the coding sequence ATGGAAAACAAAACAAAAAATTATATATTTAATATTTTTAATCATGGAATATTTATAATAGTAACTTTAATAGTTTTATTACCGCTATTATTAGTTGTGTTATCATCATTTAAAACTCCAGAGCAGATAGCTATGGGAAATCACCTTTCTCTACCAGCACCATTTACTTTAGAAAACTATACTGAGGTTTTTGTTAAGGGAAATATATTAACAGGTTTAAAGAACTCTGTTTTACTTGTAATAGGAACAGTTATAGTAAATGTACTTTTAAGTAGTATGGTGGCTTATTCATTAAGTAGATTTGAATTTACTCTGAAAAAAGTATATTTCTTACTATTTAGTTTAGCAATGCTAGTTCCAAGTTTTATAGCAGAGATAACTAGATTTGGAATAATTGGAAAGATAGGATTATATGATACACTCTTTGCACCGATGATAATATATATATCAACAGATATTTTGCAAATCTATGTATATAAACAATTTATTGACCAAATTCCATATTCATTGGATGAAAGTGCAAGGATAGATGGATGTTCATATTTTACAATCTATTGGAAGATAATATTCCCATTGATTTTACCAGCAACGGCAACACTTATAATACTGAAATCAGTAGATATACTAAATGATATGTATACACCTTATCTATATATGCCAAGTGCAGAAAATGCAACTTTAACAACTATGTTGATGAACTATGTAGGACGTAGTGGTTCATGGGCTAAATTATCAGCAGCAATTGTACTTGTTATGTTACCTACAATAATTATGTATCTAATTTT
- a CDS encoding NADH peroxidase codes for MAKWRCKVCGEIITDPAVEVCPVCKAGKDKWEEVVEGAERVWATEHKVGEGLACGDEEIIAGLRANFEGECTEVGMYLAMSRVADREGYPEIAEAYKRIAFEEAEHAAKFAELLGECVSDSSEKNLTMRVEAEYGATAGKFDIAKRAKMLGFDAIHDTVHEMAKDEARHGRAFAGLLNRYFGK; via the coding sequence ATGGCTAAATGGAGATGTAAAGTTTGTGGAGAAATTATAACTGACCCTGCAGTAGAGGTATGTCCAGTTTGTAAAGCAGGAAAAGATAAATGGGAAGAAGTAGTAGAAGGAGCAGAAAGAGTTTGGGCTACTGAACATAAAGTTGGAGAAGGACTAGCTTGTGGAGATGAAGAAATCATCGCTGGATTAAGAGCTAACTTTGAAGGAGAATGTACAGAAGTTGGAATGTACCTTGCAATGTCAAGAGTAGCTGACAGAGAAGGATATCCTGAAATTGCTGAAGCTTACAAAAGAATAGCTTTCGAAGAAGCTGAACATGCAGCTAAATTTGCTGAATTACTAGGAGAATGTGTATCTGATTCTTCTGAAAAGAACTTAACAATGAGAGTAGAAGCTGAATATGGAGCAACTGCTGGAAAATTTGATATCGCTAAGAGAGCTAAAATGTTAGGATTCGACGCTATTCACGATACAGTTCATGAAATGGCTAAAGACGAAGCTAGACATGGAAGAGCTTTCGCTGGATTACTAAACAGATACTTTGGAAAATAA